CGCGGCGACGTCGGCCGCGGTGATCCCCCAGCTCGCGAGCCCCTCGCTCCACTTCTTCGCCTCGCCCTCGGGCGTCGCCTCTCCCCCGGCGGGGACCCAGGGCGCGAACTCGTCCAGGCGAGCCGCGCGGAAGGCGAGCGCGAGGTTCCCGAGGTCCCCCTTCGGGTCGATCGCCAGGACGGGAATCCCCTGCTTGAGCAGCTCCTCGATCAGGAGGATCCCCAGGGCGGTCTTGCCGCTGCCGGTCATCCCGACGATGAGGCCGTGGGTCATCAGGTCGTCCGGGTCGAGCGCGAGGGGCGCGGGTGCCTTCGTGACGGATCGTCCGAGGAACAGCTCGTTGGCCAAGGTGGGACCTCCCGCGTGGAATCGGTGCCGGAGAAGGAGTCTACCGGCCTCGCGGACATAATCGCGCCATGAACGACGGACGCAGCCCCGCCATCCGGGTCACCCTCATGCCGAAGGACACGAACGCCCACGGCACGATCTTCGGAGGCGTCCTGCTCTCGTACATCGACCTCGCCGGCGCCGTTGCCGCCCGTGCCCACTGCGACTACATGGTGACCGTGAAGATGACCGAGGTCGTCTTTCACGAGCCGGTCTTCGTCGGCGACCTCGTCTCGTTCTACTGCGAGGTGACGCGCATCGGCAGGACGTCGGTCACGATCAAGGTCACCGTCGAGGCGCAGCGCGCACGGAACCCAGGCGCCGCGGTAAAGGTGACGGAAGCCGAGGTCGTCTACGTGAACGTCGACGAGGAGCGCCGGCCGACGCCGATCACGCGGCGGGAGATGGCGGGAGCGTAGGGCCTACTCGTCCCGGCGGGGCGTGCCCCTGGTCCTCTTCACCTTCGCGTCGCGCTTCTTCGTCTCGATCCGCCGTTCCTTCGACCCGGCCGAAGGCCGCGTGGGGCGGCGCCGCTTCGGGACGACGAGCGCCTTCACGACGAGGGCACGCACCTTCTCCCGCGCCGTCTCGAGGTTCCGGTGAAAGTCCCGGCTCTCCCCGCCGTCACGCGCAGGCGCCCTTCCGCGTCGCGGCGTCCTTCGGCCAGAGCGGCGAGGCGGAGCCGCGCCCCTTCGTCGAGCCCCTCGACGAGCGCGAGGTCGACGAGCAGCTCGGCTTTCGAGGCGACCTTGTTGACGTTCTGGCCGCCGGGACCGCCGGAACGGACGCCCCGCGCCTCGAGGGCGGCGGCGTCGATGGGGTCGGGCATGGTCGAAGGTGATCGTGACACAGGCGGAGCAGGAATCGGGCGCGGAGACGGGCCGTAAGATATCGGCCGGAGACACCGAGTGGAGAGAATGGCCGCGGAATCGAGACGGGGCACCGGATGGCTTCCGGCCGCCCTCGCGGATCTTGCCGTGGCGCTCCTCGCCGTGGGAGGAGCCACGGCCCTCGTTCGGCTCATCGGCCT
The Holophagales bacterium genome window above contains:
- a CDS encoding acyl-CoA thioesterase produces the protein MNDGRSPAIRVTLMPKDTNAHGTIFGGVLLSYIDLAGAVAARAHCDYMVTVKMTEVVFHEPVFVGDLVSFYCEVTRIGRTSVTIKVTVEAQRARNPGAAVKVTEAEVVYVNVDEERRPTPITRREMAGA